The following are from one region of the Deltaproteobacteria bacterium genome:
- a CDS encoding biotin--[acetyl-CoA-carboxylase] ligase: MKVNTISTEQSILRLLKKKTFSYLSGQALSKTFGLSRTAIWKHINAIKEMGYDIEASPAKGYRLNIENLPFNKIEISSNLKTSFIGRALSFYKETGSTNDTAKEFAAKGVEEGAVIAADCQKKGKGRLGRRWESPAGVNIYTSIILRPNILPVFAPQLTLVSAVAAAETVSKFLNTGSGYKPEPTVKWPNDILINSKKVAGILTEMNSEMDRINFVVIGIGVNVNMTKKMFPEELRQIATSLKEETGRDISRIDFIQTLYMNMERWYKEYLKNGFEPVRKAWTDYFNMRDKMVKVQQMDRVIEGIAIGIDGNGALLLRGKDGKVARILSGDVSA, encoded by the coding sequence ATGAAAGTCAACACAATATCCACAGAACAATCAATCCTCAGGCTGCTTAAAAAGAAAACCTTTTCTTATCTCTCTGGCCAGGCCTTGAGTAAAACCTTCGGCCTGTCAAGGACTGCAATCTGGAAGCATATAAATGCAATCAAGGAGATGGGCTATGATATAGAGGCAAGTCCTGCCAAGGGATACAGATTAAATATAGAGAATCTGCCTTTCAATAAAATTGAAATCTCCTCAAATCTTAAAACATCTTTTATCGGGAGGGCTCTTTCTTTTTATAAAGAGACAGGCTCAACCAATGATACTGCCAAAGAGTTTGCTGCAAAGGGCGTAGAGGAAGGCGCGGTTATAGCAGCCGATTGTCAGAAAAAAGGCAAAGGAAGGCTGGGGAGGAGATGGGAATCGCCTGCCGGCGTAAATATCTATACATCCATCATCCTGCGTCCGAACATACTGCCTGTATTTGCCCCCCAGCTTACACTGGTTTCCGCAGTTGCAGCGGCAGAGACTGTTTCAAAATTTTTAAACACCGGTTCAGGTTACAAACCTGAACCCACAGTTAAATGGCCCAATGACATCCTTATAAATTCAAAAAAGGTTGCAGGCATCTTAACTGAGATGAACTCTGAGATGGACAGGATAAATTTTGTTGTTATCGGTATAGGCGTGAATGTGAATATGACGAAAAAGATGTTCCCGGAAGAATTAAGACAGATTGCAACATCATTGAAAGAAGAAACAGGAAGAGACATTTCAAGGATAGATTTTATCCAAACACTTTATATGAATATGGAAAGATGGTATAAAGAATATCTCAAAAATGGTTTTGAGCCTGTCCGCAAGGCATGGACAGACTATTTTAATATGAGAGATAAAATGGTGAAGGTTCAACAGATGGACAGGGTGATTGAAGGCATCGCCATCGGCATTGACGGCAACGGGGCGCTGCTGTTGAGGGGAAAAGATGGAAAGGTTGCGAGAATACTGTCAGGGGATGTATCAGCATGA
- a CDS encoding pyrimidine/purine nucleoside phosphorylase, whose protein sequence is MSEFKDVTVVKKANVYFDGKVTSRTVIFGNGAKKTLGIMQPGEYEFNTGKAEIMEIMTGDLDVLLPGQLKWKKIKSGESFDVSANSKFKMRVKSLSDYCCSFVD, encoded by the coding sequence ATGTCCGAATTCAAAGATGTAACTGTAGTAAAAAAGGCCAATGTCTATTTTGACGGAAAGGTGACAAGCCGCACCGTTATCTTTGGCAACGGCGCTAAAAAGACGCTTGGAATCATGCAGCCCGGCGAGTATGAGTTCAATACCGGCAAGGCCGAGATTATGGAGATAATGACGGGAGATTTGGATGTCCTGCTTCCCGGACAATTAAAGTGGAAAAAGATAAAAAGCGGCGAATCCTTCGATGTCTCCGCCAATTCAAAGTTTAAGATGAGAGTTAAAAGCCTGTCGGATTATTGCTGCTCGTTTGTTGATTAG
- the nadC gene encoding carboxylating nicotinate-nucleotide diphosphorylase — translation MKNIIAGTSYKIQDIIETALAEDIGSGDVTTMAIADKNDEGAVEIIAKENLVVAGILIAEAVFKTIDKKIEFKPFVTDGGTVRKGKVIAKVSGKLSTLLAGERVALNFLQRLSGIATLTRLFTDKIKGFNIKILDTRKTTPGLRILEKYAVRMGGGWSHRFGLCDGVLIKDNHIAAVGSVAEAVRRARDSAPKNMLIEVETKNLSEVKEALLAGADVIMLDNMKPAAMRQAVKIIGKTALVEASGGVNLKNVRAVAETGVDFISVGALTHSARAVDISMEVVR, via the coding sequence GTGAAAAATATAATTGCCGGCACGAGTTACAAAATTCAGGATATTATAGAAACTGCCCTTGCCGAGGACATTGGTTCAGGCGATGTTACAACAATGGCAATAGCGGATAAAAATGATGAGGGCGCTGTAGAGATAATTGCAAAAGAAAATCTTGTTGTTGCAGGCATTCTGATTGCAGAGGCTGTATTTAAGACGATTGACAAAAAGATAGAGTTTAAACCATTTGTAACGGATGGGGGTACTGTCAGGAAGGGCAAGGTTATTGCCAAAGTCTCCGGGAAACTGTCAACATTGCTCGCAGGTGAAAGGGTTGCCCTCAATTTTTTACAAAGGCTTTCCGGAATCGCAACACTGACCCGCCTGTTTACGGATAAGATAAAAGGGTTTAATATCAAAATCCTTGATACAAGAAAGACCACACCGGGTTTAAGGATCCTTGAAAAATATGCCGTTAGGATGGGCGGCGGGTGGAGTCACAGATTTGGCCTTTGCGACGGGGTTTTGATAAAGGATAATCATATCGCGGCAGTGGGCAGTGTAGCTGAGGCTGTGCGGAGGGCAAGGGATAGTGCCCCGAAGAATATGCTGATAGAGGTTGAGACAAAAAATCTAAGCGAGGTAAAAGAGGCATTGCTTGCCGGCGCTGATGTAATAATGCTTGATAATATGAAACCTGCTGCTATGAGGCAGGCTGTAAAAATTATTGGGAAAACAGCATTGGTTGAGGCATCGGGCGGGGTTAATCTGAAAAATGTCAGGGCCGTAGCAGAAACAGGGGTTGATTTTATTTCAGTCGGCGCATTGACACATTCTGCACGGGCAGTGGATATAAGCATGGAGGTGGTAAGATAA
- a CDS encoding tRNA (adenine(22)-N(1))-methyltransferase TrmK, whose amino-acid sequence MPLINPEETLDKLGEFRIIQKKNGYRFSDDSVQLANFVLPLKPDDSVIDLGAGSGVIPLILAQKSQIQNIVGMEIQEGLADIAKRNVVFNNLSSRIKIVKGDLRDIIHRSLFKKGSFSVVISNPPYTKHKSGRISPSSEKRVAKMEITCSFSDLIKISKYLVAENGRLCYIYPLTRLQEMLFVLQDNELKVNRLEFVCPKSNSKTKRFLIEAVRR is encoded by the coding sequence ATGCCTTTAATCAATCCGGAGGAAACCCTTGACAAATTGGGGGAGTTCAGGATAATCCAGAAGAAAAACGGCTATAGATTTTCAGATGATTCTGTTCAGCTTGCCAATTTTGTCCTGCCTTTAAAACCTGATGATTCTGTCATTGACCTGGGCGCCGGTTCCGGGGTAATTCCTCTCATCCTTGCGCAAAAATCACAGATTCAAAATATTGTAGGGATGGAGATTCAAGAAGGTTTGGCGGATATTGCAAAGAGAAATGTTGTATTCAATAATCTCTCGTCAAGAATTAAGATAGTCAAAGGTGATTTGAGAGATATTATTCATCGCAGCCTTTTCAAAAAAGGTTCATTCTCTGTTGTTATCAGCAATCCTCCATATACAAAACACAAATCCGGCAGAATAAGCCCATCCAGCGAAAAGAGAGTCGCAAAGATGGAGATTACCTGCTCATTTTCTGACCTCATAAAAATTTCAAAATACCTTGTGGCTGAAAATGGAAGGCTCTGCTATATATACCCTCTGACAAGATTACAGGAAATGCTTTTTGTTCTTCAAGACAATGAGCTAAAAGTTAACAGGCTTGAATTTGTTTGTCCAAAATCAAATAGCAAGACTAAACGGTTTTTGATAGAGGCTGTGAGAAGATAG
- a CDS encoding DUF2283 domain-containing protein: MDKTKMTYFKNEDILHIVISEGKEADSIELSPNITAELNESGELIGIEILEASSFLRDSILETTQARILKLKTSYNT; this comes from the coding sequence ATGGATAAAACAAAAATGACATATTTTAAAAATGAAGATATTTTGCACATAGTTATCTCTGAAGGGAAAGAAGCAGATAGCATTGAGTTGAGTCCGAATATTACGGCAGAATTAAATGAAAGCGGTGAATTAATCGGTATAGAGATATTAGAGGCAAGTTCTTTTCTTCGTGATTCTATATTAGAAACAACACAGGCAAGAATATTAAAATTAAAAACCTCGTATAACACTTAA
- a CDS encoding glucose-6-phosphate isomerase: MINNIGREHGLKLRDIDALQGRAVEIHKNLQARRKTDIGFYNLPYDQKLFKDVLLLSKELTDRFDDLVVLGIGGSSLGGRAVFNALCHPYHNLLPRDKRKGLRVFFCDNIDPDSFSPLLKTLNLKKTVFNVITKSGGTAETIAQFLVINDLLKKGLGRKYRNHIVITTDPVKGPLRKIAADEGFKSLPVPPNVGGRYSVFSAVGLFPSAMAGVDIKKLLAGARQMDETVGASDIWKNPAYMSAILQYLAYQKGKNISVIMPYSNALRDFAEWYIQLWAESLGKRVNLKSAVVNAGTTPIKAIGTTDQHSQLQLYTEGPYDKIITFIEVKRFDNKIPIPEIYKDVDGVGYLGGHTMDELFKAEQLATKIALTKTGRMNYTIALPEITPFTIGQLLFFFEVQTAFAGGLFEVNPFDQPGVEEGKNLTYGIMGKKGYEKMTAEIKDQFKRRDKQYVNSNS, translated from the coding sequence ATGATAAATAACATTGGCCGTGAGCATGGTCTTAAGTTAAGGGATATTGATGCCTTGCAGGGCAGGGCAGTCGAGATTCATAAAAACCTTCAGGCCAGGAGAAAAACTGATATTGGTTTTTATAATCTCCCTTATGACCAAAAACTCTTTAAAGATGTCCTGCTTCTTTCAAAAGAATTGACGGATAGATTTGACGACCTTGTGGTTCTCGGCATAGGAGGCTCGTCTCTGGGAGGAAGGGCTGTGTTCAACGCCCTGTGCCATCCGTATCACAACCTCCTGCCAAGAGATAAGAGAAAAGGTCTCAGGGTTTTCTTCTGCGATAATATAGACCCTGACAGCTTCAGCCCTCTTCTAAAAACCCTCAATCTCAAAAAAACAGTATTTAATGTCATTACAAAATCCGGCGGGACAGCAGAGACCATTGCGCAGTTCCTTGTTATAAATGACCTGCTTAAAAAAGGGCTCGGCAGAAAATACAGAAATCATATTGTTATAACAACAGACCCTGTAAAGGGACCATTGAGGAAGATAGCGGCTGATGAGGGATTTAAAAGCCTTCCTGTCCCTCCGAATGTCGGCGGCAGATATTCTGTTTTTTCAGCAGTCGGCCTTTTCCCGTCTGCAATGGCAGGTGTGGATATAAAAAAACTCCTTGCAGGCGCCAGACAAATGGATGAGACGGTTGGCGCATCTGATATATGGAAAAATCCGGCGTATATGTCTGCAATACTTCAATATCTTGCATATCAAAAAGGAAAAAATATATCTGTGATTATGCCATACTCCAATGCGCTCAGAGATTTTGCCGAGTGGTATATACAGCTCTGGGCAGAGAGCCTTGGCAAAAGGGTGAATTTAAAGAGCGCGGTTGTAAATGCCGGGACTACGCCGATTAAGGCCATCGGCACAACAGACCAGCACAGCCAGCTTCAGCTTTATACAGAGGGGCCTTACGACAAAATTATCACATTTATAGAGGTCAAGAGATTTGATAATAAAATACCGATACCGGAGATATATAAGGATGTGGATGGAGTTGGCTATCTCGGAGGCCATACAATGGATGAATTATTCAAGGCTGAGCAACTGGCAACCAAAATAGCCCTGACCAAAACAGGCAGAATGAACTATACCATCGCCCTTCCTGAAATAACCCCGTTTACAATCGGCCAGCTTCTCTTCTTTTTTGAAGTTCAGACAGCATTTGCAGGAGGCCTTTTTGAGGTCAATCCCTTTGACCAGCCTGGCGTTGAAGAGGGAAAAAACCTGACATACGGGATAATGGGGAAGAAAGGGTATGAGAAAATGACAGCAGAGATTAAAGACCAATTCAAACGCAGGGACAAGCAATATGTTAATTCCAACTCCTGA
- the mutS gene encoding DNA mismatch repair protein MutS — protein MLIPTPDSELPTQNSLTPAMRQYMEIKETCRDAILFFRMGDFYEMFFEDAKLASRILNIALTTRDRNRENAIPMCGIPYHAANSYIAKLVKEGHKVAVCEQMEDPKEAKGIIKREVTKVITPGVVLEEELLDAKTNNFIASVTWNGNTGGLSYMDVTTGEFKVTEFSEKTALMDEIKRIEPKELLITEELANSNNFSEISKILSNTRVTSLRGYNFRYDDAVHGLTGHFQVLSLDGLGCDSLNEGVKAVWIVLKYVKETQKGELPHINRLSVYHPHQYMVIDSMTKKNLELTETIRHGAKKGTLLGLLDKTKTAMGGRRLKRWLEYPLKDVSEINRRLDAVEELSGEKLIRAEVQTCLVRVYDMERLAVRVALNTANPRDLVSLKDSLLTIPKIKNLLKPFNSALLKGIYHGLDDVKEASLLIEAGIVDLPPVAAREGGFIRDGFNAELDELRNVMRDGRNWITRFEAGEKKRSGINSLKVRYNKVFGYYIEITKTNLSQAPPDYIRKQTLINAERFITPELKDYEAKVLGAEERITELEQRLFNEIRERVSLYRDRIQETANLLAGLDVFCAFAQLADEMGYARPKINDGDVINIVEGRHPVIEANKEERFVSNDTMLDKTDNQIIILTGPNMAGKSTYIRQVALIVIMAQMGCFVPASEALIGAVDRVFTRIGASDDITRGHSTFMVEMNETSNILNNATEKSLIILDEIGRGTSTYDGLSIAWAVAEYIHDQPAVMAKTLFATHYHELTELSLTKERVRNYNMAVKEWNDKVIFLRKVIPGGSSRSYGIQVARLAGMPEPVIQRAKEILRNLEKGELNELGMPRLASSKNTEPQIGQMNLLGEKYPVKEELRKIDTNTLTPLEALVKLSQLKEMAGE, from the coding sequence ATGTTAATTCCAACTCCTGACTCCGAACTCCCAACTCAGAACTCCCTTACCCCTGCCATGAGGCAGTATATGGAGATTAAGGAAACCTGCAGGGACGCCATCCTTTTTTTCAGGATGGGCGACTTTTATGAGATGTTCTTTGAAGACGCAAAACTTGCATCGCGTATTTTAAATATCGCCCTTACAACAAGAGACAGAAACAGGGAAAACGCAATTCCCATGTGCGGCATCCCGTATCACGCAGCAAATAGTTATATAGCAAAACTTGTCAAAGAAGGGCACAAAGTAGCTGTGTGCGAGCAGATGGAGGATCCAAAAGAGGCAAAGGGCATTATAAAAAGAGAGGTAACAAAGGTTATAACGCCAGGGGTTGTATTGGAAGAGGAACTTTTAGATGCAAAAACCAATAATTTCATAGCATCAGTAACATGGAATGGAAATACAGGCGGGCTTTCTTATATGGATGTGACAACCGGAGAATTTAAGGTAACAGAATTTTCTGAAAAAACCGCGCTCATGGATGAGATTAAGCGCATAGAACCAAAAGAGCTGCTTATCACAGAAGAATTGGCTAATAGTAATAATTTTTCAGAGATTTCGAAGATCTTATCTAATACGAGGGTTACGTCTCTCCGCGGCTATAATTTCAGGTATGATGACGCAGTTCACGGCCTTACAGGGCATTTCCAGGTTTTGTCGCTCGATGGACTTGGATGCGATTCATTGAATGAGGGCGTAAAGGCTGTGTGGATTGTTCTTAAATATGTGAAGGAAACGCAAAAAGGGGAGCTGCCTCACATAAACCGGCTGTCCGTCTACCACCCCCATCAGTATATGGTGATTGACTCCATGACAAAGAAAAATCTTGAGCTTACAGAGACAATAAGACACGGCGCTAAAAAAGGGACGCTTCTCGGTCTTCTTGATAAAACCAAGACCGCCATGGGCGGCAGAAGGCTTAAGCGTTGGCTGGAATATCCTTTAAAGGATGTTTCAGAGATAAATAGAAGACTTGACGCAGTTGAAGAATTGTCCGGAGAAAAACTTATCAGGGCGGAGGTTCAAACCTGTCTGGTAAGGGTTTATGATATGGAAAGACTCGCTGTCCGGGTTGCCCTTAATACGGCAAACCCCAGGGATTTGGTGAGCCTTAAAGATTCACTCCTGACCATACCAAAGATAAAAAACCTCCTGAAGCCTTTTAATTCAGCGCTTCTTAAAGGAATATATCATGGCCTGGATGATGTAAAAGAGGCCTCTCTCCTGATAGAGGCAGGCATTGTTGACCTGCCTCCGGTTGCAGCAAGGGAAGGGGGGTTTATAAGAGACGGGTTTAATGCCGAATTGGATGAATTAAGAAACGTAATGCGGGACGGCAGGAACTGGATTACAAGATTTGAGGCAGGGGAGAAGAAAAGGTCTGGCATAAATTCCCTGAAGGTTAGATATAATAAAGTATTCGGCTATTATATAGAGATTACAAAAACAAACCTTTCACAGGCGCCTCCTGATTATATAAGAAAGCAGACACTTATAAATGCCGAGAGATTTATAACACCTGAGTTAAAGGATTATGAGGCAAAGGTTTTGGGCGCAGAGGAGAGGATAACAGAACTTGAGCAAAGGCTTTTTAATGAGATAAGGGAAAGGGTTTCTCTTTACAGGGACAGGATTCAGGAGACCGCAAATCTTTTGGCAGGGCTTGATGTCTTCTGCGCCTTTGCCCAGCTTGCAGATGAGATGGGTTACGCAAGACCAAAGATAAATGACGGGGACGTTATAAATATTGTGGAAGGAAGGCATCCTGTTATAGAGGCAAATAAAGAAGAGAGATTTGTTTCAAATGACACAATGCTGGATAAAACAGACAATCAGATAATAATACTTACAGGCCCGAATATGGCAGGCAAATCCACATATATAAGGCAGGTTGCCCTTATTGTTATTATGGCCCAGATGGGCTGTTTTGTGCCGGCAAGCGAGGCCCTTATAGGCGCTGTTGACAGGGTCTTTACAAGGATAGGCGCATCAGATGATATTACAAGAGGGCATTCCACATTTATGGTGGAGATGAATGAGACCTCTAACATTCTTAACAATGCCACTGAAAAAAGCCTTATAATACTTGACGAGATTGGCAGAGGCACCTCCACTTATGACGGTTTGAGCATAGCATGGGCTGTTGCGGAATATATCCATGACCAGCCGGCTGTAATGGCAAAGACGCTCTTTGCAACCCATTACCATGAACTCACAGAGCTTTCCTTAACAAAGGAGAGGGTCAGGAATTATAATATGGCAGTTAAAGAATGGAATGACAAGGTTATATTCCTGAGAAAGGTTATTCCCGGCGGGAGCAGCAGGAGCTATGGCATTCAGGTGGCAAGGCTTGCAGGCATGCCTGAGCCTGTAATACAAAGGGCAAAGGAAATCCTGCGCAATCTTGAAAAGGGGGAATTGAATGAACTAGGCATGCCCCGACTGGCCTCATCAAAGAATACGGAGCCGCAAATCGGACAGATGAACCTCTTGGGAGAAAAGTATCCGGTAAAAGAAGAGCTGCGCAAGATAGATACAAACACCCTCACGCCGCTGGAGGCGCTGGTAAAATTAAGCCAATTAAAGGAAATGGCAGGAGAGTAA
- the dapF gene encoding diaminopimelate epimerase, protein MNFTKMHGIGNDFIVIDCRKKKIAGLSRLMKKLSHRQFGIGFDQALFLLPSKKADFRMDIYNADGGRVEMCGNGIRCFAKYIWDRNLSRKAVLEIETLAGIIKPKKAGSLVQVDMGEPIFEGKDIPVNLSGRIIKYSLNIEGMGFKITCVSMGNPHCVIFTDDVDNFPVAKYGPAIENHPLFPKRINVEFVEIVNKKEIAMRVWERGSGETLACGTGACAALVAANLNGLAERKVVVHLAGGDLKIEWSLKDNHVYMTGPATEVFEGVAEV, encoded by the coding sequence ATCAATTTTACAAAGATGCACGGCATTGGAAATGATTTTATCGTCATTGACTGCCGCAAGAAAAAGATTGCAGGGCTTTCAAGGCTGATGAAAAAACTTTCTCACCGGCAGTTTGGCATCGGCTTTGACCAGGCGCTTTTTCTGCTGCCTTCAAAAAAAGCCGACTTCAGGATGGACATCTATAATGCAGACGGCGGAAGGGTGGAGATGTGCGGCAACGGCATCAGATGTTTTGCGAAATATATCTGGGACAGAAACTTATCCAGAAAAGCAGTTCTGGAGATAGAAACCCTTGCAGGCATAATAAAACCAAAAAAGGCCGGCAGTCTTGTACAGGTTGATATGGGAGAGCCGATATTTGAAGGCAAAGATATACCGGTAAACTTAAGCGGCAGAATAATAAAATATTCATTAAATATAGAAGGCATGGGGTTCAAAATAACCTGCGTCTCCATGGGCAACCCGCACTGCGTTATATTTACAGATGATGTTGATAATTTTCCTGTTGCCAAATACGGCCCGGCAATAGAAAATCATCCGCTCTTTCCCAAAAGGATAAATGTGGAGTTTGTAGAGATTGTAAATAAAAAAGAGATTGCTATGCGGGTCTGGGAAAGGGGAAGCGGCGAGACCCTTGCGTGCGGCACAGGCGCATGCGCAGCCCTTGTGGCTGCCAATCTGAACGGCCTTGCTGAAAGAAAGGTTGTTGTTCATCTTGCAGGCGGAGACCTTAAGATTGAATGGTCTTTGAAAGACAATCATGTATATATGACTGGCCCTGCAACAGAGGTATTTGAAGGGGTGGCGGAAGTTTAG
- a CDS encoding diguanylate cyclase: MPKNNYLKLGIPFLILFLLISTIILRAFFVDTLSALSIATVLSLSLVIIYLYYIITEEMAMRKRVEGRLLSIEKSASLGKLSDSNHDADTPAASLSLQLTEGNRGMAWSEKEKVYFGSAYEITNSISAQLAMLKKILGCHNCILFDAGGKGLIFIANSSANEDIHYELPNESNGSLLSWVAEHKVPLRIAHVRDKKGINYYIRDKGIESFLAVPVFDKKDELRAILCADSRGKDAFNPDAERLLTFAGNSISEFMENVTKLSKMKIEASEFMAFYRLSKMFASTLKLDEILDIAVTFSKEIVDYDMAVFSLKEEPETLKVAAAKGFRAADMVNKIFKPYESIIGWVIKNSKPLFFSDFQGDKRDALIFPWISLPIRSLICLPLCVKDDTIGVFFIASKKENFFSAYETKIFEVIAAHTATQIQNAMMYQQMEKMATTDGLTGLFNHRHFQEMLSRELERAERYNEKVSLLLVDIDHFKKVNDTYGHPAGDKILKGVAKILTSSIRGIDAAARYGGEEFAVILVNTDGKGALETAERIRRVMEYSKFNIGSTSIKITSSLGIAVFPGDTGVDDGAQRLLISRADNALYLAKKEGRNMAYLFKDVSDRITSIAKQG; this comes from the coding sequence ATGCCAAAAAATAATTATCTGAAATTGGGCATACCCTTCCTTATTTTATTTCTACTCATATCCACGATTATTTTGAGAGCCTTTTTTGTTGATACCTTGTCTGCGCTTTCCATTGCAACCGTGCTTTCACTGTCGCTTGTCATCATCTATCTTTACTACATCATTACCGAAGAGATGGCAATGAGAAAAAGGGTGGAAGGGCGGCTTTTATCTATTGAAAAAAGCGCCAGCCTTGGCAAGCTTTCAGATTCCAATCATGATGCCGACACCCCTGCAGCCTCCCTCTCCCTCCAACTCACGGAGGGGAACAGGGGTATGGCGTGGAGTGAAAAAGAGAAGGTCTATTTTGGTTCTGCATATGAGATAACTAATTCAATATCAGCACAATTGGCAATGCTGAAAAAAATACTCGGCTGCCACAATTGTATATTGTTTGACGCTGGTGGAAAAGGACTTATCTTTATCGCTAATTCATCTGCAAATGAAGATATACATTACGAGCTTCCCAATGAGAGTAATGGAAGCCTTTTAAGCTGGGTAGCAGAACATAAGGTCCCTTTGCGTATTGCCCATGTCAGGGATAAAAAAGGCATAAACTACTACATCAGGGATAAGGGCATAGAATCTTTTTTGGCTGTACCTGTATTTGACAAAAAAGATGAACTAAGGGCCATCCTCTGCGCAGATAGCCGGGGAAAAGATGCCTTCAACCCTGATGCAGAAAGGCTTTTAACCTTTGCCGGCAACAGTATCTCGGAGTTTATGGAAAATGTTACAAAACTTAGCAAGATGAAAATAGAGGCGTCAGAGTTTATGGCATTTTACAGATTGAGCAAAATGTTTGCCTCTACGCTTAAGCTTGACGAAATACTTGATATTGCAGTTACATTCAGTAAAGAGATTGTTGACTATGATATGGCCGTCTTCTCACTGAAAGAAGAACCTGAAACATTAAAGGTAGCCGCGGCAAAGGGTTTCAGAGCCGCTGATATGGTTAATAAAATATTTAAACCATATGAGAGCATAATAGGATGGGTCATTAAAAACAGCAAGCCTCTCTTCTTCTCAGATTTTCAGGGAGATAAAAGAGATGCGCTGATATTTCCATGGATATCTCTGCCAATACGCTCTCTCATATGCCTTCCCTTATGCGTAAAAGACGATACCATCGGCGTATTTTTTATAGCAAGCAAGAAAGAGAATTTTTTCTCAGCTTATGAAACAAAGATATTTGAGGTTATTGCCGCGCATACCGCCACCCAGATACAGAATGCCATGATGTACCAGCAGATGGAAAAAATGGCTACAACAGACGGCCTTACCGGACTTTTTAATCACAGGCATTTTCAGGAAATGCTGTCAAGGGAATTGGAAAGGGCGGAACGATACAATGAAAAGGTTTCCCTTCTCCTTGTTGATATAGACCATTTTAAAAAGGTTAATGACACATACGGCCATCCGGCAGGTGATAAAATATTAAAGGGGGTAGCAAAGATACTGACGTCATCCATAAGGGGTATTGATGCGGCGGCAAGATACGGAGGAGAGGAATTTGCCGTTATCCTTGTTAATACAGACGGCAAAGGGGCATTAGAGACAGCGGAGAGGATCCGCAGGGTAATGGAATACAGCAAGTTTAATATCGGCAGTACCTCCATAAAGATAACGAGCAGTCTGGGAATTGCCGTATTTCCTGGCGACACAGGTGTAGATGACGGCGCTCAAAGACTCCTTATCTCCAGAGCAGACAACGCTTTATATCTGGCAAAAAAGGAGGGGAGAAATATGGCATATCTGTTTAAAGATGTATCAGATAGGATAACAAGTATAGCTAAGCAAGGATAA